The following is a genomic window from Canis lupus baileyi chromosome 18, mCanLup2.hap1, whole genome shotgun sequence.
AACCCTCACTGCTGACTGAGGTTTGGGAGAGCAAGGGAAACAGAGAGCAAAACATCCACAATGAAAATCCTCAGAGCACACATTCTGCCAAGATAGGTCTTCCATGAGTCAAAAGAATAGACTTCCTAATTCTGTGAGCAAGAGAAAGGTTGGAAAAAATATAAGGCTAACCATGACATATCCTGCTGGAATATTAGTAGTGctgaaagagaagttaagaaaccTAAACCATTAACTATATGCTGGCAACTGGAATAATACAGACTCATTCATAAAACATAGTAgttattggtttttgtttgtttgggttttggtgggtttttgcttgtttttgagagagtgagaaagagcactgaatgggaaggggaagagagaaggggacaaagaaaatctcaacaggctccatacccagcacagagcccaatgtggggttcaatttacaactctgagatctcgacttgagccaaaagcaggggtcggacacttaactgactgagccacccagctgcccccataGTAGTTACTCTTAAAGAAAGGggtcaatcaatatttattgtcAATTATGTGTTAAACCCTGTGctaaatactttaagaaaaaaacatagattTGTGCATTATCACATcccaatttttattaaaagtttatatttataaattaaaaggtTATGTAAATGCTTAATAGTATTATTATAGATGACCAAAAATTAGTACTGTCATTAAAACTCAAGCTATTCCAaggaactctttttttcttatgaaatcaCACAGCCTCCTTTGAGCTCCTTGAAGGGATTTTTGTCCTCTGGGATGCCCTTTACTAGTGGATCTTCCCCAGATCTTTCTTCAACATAATCCCTTACTTCTTCACAACATTTGGAGAccttaaaagaaaggagaaagaaatgacaCATTTGGTTTAATACAGAATACTATAGCATCCAAGAACGTATTATAATTTCTGTGATCTTTTTAATCGTGGTTCTGGTTTCCACCAATGCATATGTACTTTCtaggagagaagaagaaacagcTGCTCTTCTTTCTGTCCTCCTAGACATCTTCAGGCAAAGGATAACCATCTGGTCACACTCCAGCTAAAGGCTCTCAGTAGACACAGCCTCCAGCTTCTCTAAAGGAGATCAGAACAGGGATCAGAACATAGCTGGCAACAGAAGTCAACAGTGTCACCAGAGTGAACATTGATTAAATCTTTTTCCTCATTCCAAAAATGTGACCTGCAAGGGTGGAAGGAATGAATAATTTTTGAATTCCAGACTTAGCACCACTCCTGAATTCTCAGAAGTATatacatgtaattttattttaaagtcttttacaATGATTGATCATGACAGTACATTAGAAGTTGAGTTCCAATGGGTCAAGGACCTTTGGCTGATTTGTTCACATGTACCCAGGCATCTAGAAGAGAGACTGTAGTCAGCTGGTGCTCAGTAAACAAGTATTTGTGTTTACATTACatcattatttgtgtttttgaacTTGCTCCTCAATCATCTGTACCATTGTAGTAATGACTTCATGAAAAACCAGGCTTTAGTATTTTAATGGACTCAGCCAGAGCTTAAATGGCCCATGTGCCACTTAATACACGTTTTAGAAAGAATCAAGGTTCtataacatacataaatataaatgtgtatatacacataagaGCAAATAATTCATTTCCTTTAACTTTCAACTTTTCACTTAACTTACAATTCATGACATTGACGTGAAACTAATTCACTTCTGGCAGTCCACTAGGTGACCATTCCATAAGCTATCTAActgatttattgttttttttttaaataaaatatttatgcgATTTTTGTATGCAAATTTCCAGGAACATTAAACATAAGATTATAACTCTGCAAATTCATTATCGACATATTAGGAAACGTCATTTCTAACTGGAGCAAGGCATTGGTTGGGTGGCTTCTTCATATGATGATACTTGTAGTTTATACACAATTCTGAAATATGCAGTAATTTAGAttcacattttttccttctcaaaattcaaaattaagatTTAGGTTTGCTTTTATCCCACTTCTCCAAACACCAACTGCTTTGGCCCCAACCAGGTGTCAGGAATAGAGGCTTAATTGCTGTCCTAATTCTACAGTCAGTGAGGGGTGGTTTTGACAATGTCTACCTAGGATCCGAGGCTATACGGAGCAATAAATTACCTAAAATCCTATGTGAGTGTGTGTTCAAAAATTACTTCAGTGAGGCTTACTATAAGTATTTATAGTTTAATATAGGATTACATGGCATGGTGGAAAGCATGGACACTGGATTCAGGGCATCCCCGGTTTGAATGTTGGATCGGCTGTTTATCATCATTTATTAAGAGAGTTCCTCTACAATTTAGTCACTTTGTCtatgaaaaaggaagaacaacACTGGTTGCATTAAGTGCCTATCATACAACAAATGCTAGATCAAATGGTAGCTATTTTTGGCTATTACTACAAAGATTATCTTTAGTCTTTGCCTATTGCATTGACATGCAGTCATTGTAAGTCTGTCAGCTTTAAAAACTGTATGCAATGAGATGTGTTATTCTGACAGTACTAGTTCCTTGATAGCAAAATAGGTTGAGGCATAGTATGAActatgatatgtatatatataaatatatatatatttaaatatatatattataattaaaatatatataataattaaaaagtaataataatagtggaAAGTACTTGCTACGTCCTAAGTATTGTTCTCTGAGCTTTgtatatattattccatttattcctCCCAATTGCTCTCTGACTTAGATGTTGttactattcccattttgcagaataTATCTCAGGTGAGTGTTCCACAGGGAGAAAGCTATGAAGTAGAATCTGAACCAGGGATACGGTTCCAGTGTCTACCTGGACCATACTATAAGGACGCTATGCCATCCTGCATCAGAACTATAAGTTCAGGacctaaaatgtgtgtgtgtgtgtgtgtgtgtgtgtgtgtgtgtgtagttttggCAGTCTGATATTAAGTTAGTTTGACTTCCAAATGCAAGAAGATTTTTGAGTAGCAGGGAAAAGGACCCCCAAACTGATAGGTGGTGATGTATGTGAtgtttacacaaaataaaaattcccagATAAGCTTGCcacaaatgaataataaacatgAATATAATCAAATTGCCTTCAAAACAACAatcctgagtaaataaataatgaaacagCATTTGGATTTTTCAagtcaggaagaaaaaataactttcctttatttatcccaaaagtttatttttcccaaattatAAAGATAAAGATTTTAACTGTTTTGTTATGCATTCCAAGCTTCCGGTgctgtgtatatatttaattttatttttacatcaaaATGTTTTGCCTGTATGGAAAGAGCAACAGGGAAGTTTGAGACAATCATAAATAGAAAAGAAGCCAAAATTCCAATTATTATTGGGACTAAGAGTCTTGAGCAAAGTATGAAGATaatacaaattcctttttttccgcTTTGgcttaataaaatgattttttgaaaaaatatgagaTACTCTTATCACTCGTGGAGGAGTTTTTGTTCTACTTACTTTCCTAAAATGAAGAGATCTAAAATACGTATCTATATTTTCCAAGCTTCAGTCACTGTTTGTTTGGAGGAAGCCTATTCCTTTgccatttctctccttttaatgGCAGAGAACTCTTGGTAACCATTTCCAAGATCTGTTAGATGTTTTTAGGAGGAATGAAGGAGTTCTTGTGCTTgaactcatttttatttgcaaagaaGGAATAGAATGTACTCATTCAGACTAGCCATGACAGTGCTGGAGGAGATGAGGTCTTGGCTAAAAGTATTTAAACATCAAAGTATTGCATTAAATAAAGAGAAGCTTATCAgtttagaaaagtaaaaacaaaatgcctATATGCATTGCTTCATTTTACTGCTTAAAATACAGTCTTGGTGtcattcttcatttcctttttctttctgtctctctctcttttaagacaactccacaaaaccagaaaaacatttttagtttagtggtcattaaaaaaacaaaaaaccaaaaaaacaaaacaaaaaaaacaggctaagggctggatttggcccatggaAAATAATTTGCCAAACTTCTAGAGTCTAAGTCAAGAGATAATTATGatcattaattttcttaataccTGATGAATTTTTTACCTGAACCACTCATTTTTAACTACATTGAGCCTCTCCAGTGAATGGCATGGGGGAGGACAAAccattttccctctacccttttaGGCTCTTGGTTGAGACACTGCTGTTAGTAAAAAAggcagattaataggagaaaaaacaCATAGAAATTTAATAGCATGTATACCTCTTGTGTACATAGGAGAGACCCAAGAAAACAAAGTAACTCTCTGAAATGGCCTAAGACACCCCCTTAAACATCATCTCCAGCTGAAGACAAAAGATATTGGGAACTTGGGTGGGGGAAAGCCAATTATGGGAGGTTTTCAGGAAAAGTAGTCAGTAAAATTCCACTTATATCAACCATATTTAAGTCTTAGCTTTCTCTAATTATAAGAGGTTCTAAAGATTTAGAGTCATTCTTCTCTTCCTGGTATAGAGAGGGAGATACCCTTATAAATAGAGACTTGTCTTATAATTGTAAATATCTCTTACAGAAGGGCAACTTTTACTTAATTTCCAGATATTCTCTAAtatttgctgtttcttaaaaataatcagcctaaaataatacTTATGTCAAGGAGGTATATGTTGGGGTGGCAAATTCTGCTCCCCTGCAACAGTTTCTGACCTGGTAGTTCTACCATAtctatagtttaaaataaaattcaaaagagagCAGCAGTTTACCAGCATTCTTTCCAGGGTCACTTCTTTCTTGAGCTGGTCAACTTCCATCTTCAATTTGTCCTTTTCTGTCAAGTCTTCAATATTAATCACTGGCATCTTTTGCCTGCTGAAAAAATAGACAATTCATATACCCAAATTGCTGGGCATGCTTCAGTCAATATTAGCCAACCCTTCCCTCAGCACTTAACTTACTAAGTGAACTGTTTCTTTGCTTTAGCTTTCTATGATAACTGATTTCTTATGAATGGTCTCTGAACAATTCTAGCACTGCACACTAGCCTTGCAACTTTAAAGCTCTTTATAATCTTCACTAATATGATTAAACCAAGCATTTGACTCTAAACACCTGCTAGTAGGTTTGTGGGGAGAGGTCAGTTTAGTCAGTATATAATCTTAAACATCCAAAGCctctcttccttgcttttttttttttttttttgcatagtgtAAAAGTTTGGGTTTCTGACCCTCATCTCCAGCACCAAACCCCTCCATCATATGATTTATGCCATTTAAGTTAGTTTGAGGTCATTTTGAGGACTGGCCATTAATCCCCTAAATCGCTAAAGTATTTAATCTGGTATTAACAGAGAACTATACAAAAACTGTCATTGTAAGTTCTCtataaataatagattttatgAAATATGAACCAATAGAGTGGAGATATAGCAAACAACCTCACTAATCAGAAATAAACTAGCATATTTACTTAGGATGTGTCTCTAAACAATACCTGGAAGTTGTGTATAACTGTCACAATGCATTGGAAAGCAATGATGAGCAAATGTAGCAGGTTAAATGTGACACAGTGGGTCTGGTCTACTGATGTACATTGTAAAAGAAAGATTTGCACTCTCAGCAATCTCTTCTCCTTAATTAGATCAATGGGGGAAGATGGTTCAGTAGCTGGTGGTACCCACATGCAATTGTctggaaaatatttcattgtagccAAGTGGCATCACACATATAATCTCTCCTTTTTTggtcttctgtttttctcctttgtctcCCCAGTCCAATTTTTATAATGacatatttttatgaaagtaGACATATTTAAGTCACATGCTATTTCAGCAAACAACATTACACATTTACCTAAAAATACTCTGCTAATAACTTATCAGAAATTAATGTATTTCCTTGTATTTACATCATGTTATCATTTCCAAAACCTTTGAGGaaatattatttcccttctcAATCTTATAATGGACTGATATTCTTGGGGAAATATACATTTTAGTATATATTGTAGTATTGGAGAGCCCATGTGCAGGTgtatccttcctttccttctcactgCCTTCAGACCATCTGTAACCATTCACAAGCATATCTACCTTTGCTGATCATTTTTAGTTGTTGACATTATCCTTTGCACAATTTTTTCTCCATCTCAGAAAACTAATTCCACTTGGCAAAGGCTCTGACACTTCAGTGTGTATAAGAATCATGTTAGgaacttattaaaatataagcACAATCTAAACGTTTTGATCTGGAATAAGGCTTAGAATTTCACTTCTCTGTTTTAGAGACTCCCTACCATGTTATTGCTAATAAAATGATCACTCATTTGCTCTTGCTAGGTGTGTGGCCCTGATGAAGTTACTTCACTTCTCAGTTTACTAGGAAATAGGAGCAATATGATTACCTACATTGTAGATTTCTTGAGAGGAATAAAGATTATACAATGGCATGTAGCACAGAACAAGTGTTCAGTACATGTTAGCTGGGTTACTCACTTATTCTGTACCTTTAGACTTTCAAACTGTGCTGCCTTACATGTCACTTGCTGAAAAGCTTTATAAGCTTTATAAGTGCTCTTAAGGGATACCGTTTGGGCATGATTTGGCTCCCTTAATATCATGCATAACAGATACTGCAGATCCCTGTCTAGATCCCCCTTTCCAGGGTGGGGTGTTCATTTTCCCAGCAGCTACATGTATTGGCTTCCAGGGACAAACTTTCTGCATAGATTTGTTCTTAGCTGATGGGAACCACTTCAACTGGTAATGTCTGGGAGGCTATGCTTTTAGGTGGTCCCTGTGGGTGACCTGTATAGCACATGGCTGGCTGATAATGCCTAATAGTTAATAGCTCAGATCTACCTGCCTCTGGACTGAAAAACCCTGTAATTGAGAACCCTCCAGAGCTCCCCATGGGGTCAGGATAAGCTAGACATCTGAAACCACACCTTTGCTTAACTTCCACTTCATCTTGCTTTCCACCTTCCTTCAGAGATTTTGCATGAGAGCTCACCCTTGATAAATCACTTGGACAAGGATCCCCGTCTTAGGCTCTGATTCTAAGAAATCTAAGACACAGTGGGTTATAAGGACCTTTATAAGACCACGTATATCTTTCATAACTTTTAAGTCCTTACTCCTGCCTATTGTTCAATGCATAAAACAGAATCATGAAGTGTGGATGAAGTCACTTGCAAGTAATAAATATTCACCTAGGCATAGAAAAAAGTGCAAAGTATCTAACTTTATTAACAAATGATTTCTGAActctaaaatttaataatatcttAAGTAAAGCACATTTCATTTGGTGGAAGTGAATCTTAGAATATGTGAGAATGCTTGCCAAATTTGATGTCATAGGACTTGTATGAGAAAATTCAGAGAGTGAGGATCAAAACTCTCACTGCCCTCAAGGATtgccagacacacagagaagggcagtGAATATTGTCTGCATGGAGTCTAGAGGCTCAGAGTTGCACTGAAAAGTTTAAAAGAATCCAGATATGGCATAATCTAATTATCtcttatcccattttacagatgaggtaatGGTGGTCCAGAGAATTGAAGTGACCAAATGATAAAACAGATGGAAACAGAACTGGGGTTACAACACAGGTGTTTGGGTTTTGGTCTGGAGTATTTCCAGCTCCAGCACACTTCTCTCTGTTAcccttttcaaattagtgtcaaagaacaaattgttttctttctatgtaattctaaagtatgaaaaaaacaaagggcATGAAGCCACTCTGCCATATTTCTCCTCGTACCTGGGCAGCTCAAAGCTTCCAAGTTGAGCCACCTTTCCATGGGAAGTTCTAAGAGGAGCTAGATCATATTACTGGCCCTATTACCAAGGATCCTGACCCCGGCTCCAGCAGAATGTTAAGAGGGGAGGATTGAAGACTCAGACCAACAAGCTAAGGTAGCAATTACAGCTAACTCAAAGGGAAACATACCGCTTTACGTAGAAAATATTTGCCCTTTTACTACTTCCATCTTACACTACTATCAGAGGAGGTAAGGTCCAAAATTGCAAAGaaaagaggatggggagaaagcaTCTCAGAGTTGTACCCCATTCATAGAGCAGTGGTTCTCTGTGGGGGGCAATACTGCCCCCTCCAGGGCCTTTTGAATATATGTCAGGTTATTTATGGTTTTCAGGGTTTTTTAGTGTGGATAAGGGATGTAGGGAAGATAGAACTTTGTAGACTAGCTTAAATGTTTCACTAACTTTTTCCATTGGCTTTCTTGCTAATCTATTCTAGAATTAAAGTGGGCTAGTATGAAGTTCAAAAGGTACCTGCTTTCTGTTTTTACATATTATAGATAAGCATATTTTGAAGTAAGGCAACTTGacaaaatatttaacttataaGGGCTATATTAGGgaaaattattgaaattatttttagaagtcCTCTGTTTTATACAGAGGATCAATCGCACATtctttgaaatagaaatattgctagtacactttaaatattttgatttataaacatttaatttgACATTTTTCAGAAACAAATCCACTGTTTTATGCACAATAAATTTGTAATCATACAGCTATAAATTTTCTTATCTTGTACTGTTCTTTTTTATCCTGACATTATACTTGGGACtataaaaatagctaacattttattcattcattcaacaaatatttactgagcgctattatatgccagacactatgcTAGATGCTTGAGGGTAGAGCATGTTGCCCATGAGGAACATACATTCTAATgagggagaaagacaataaacaagataaaatgtACCACATATTATATTGTGATAAGTGCTAGAGGAGGCATAATAAGTAATTTGTTTATTCCACAGACACTTATAAGATCCTACTTTCCAAGTCTTGCTCTTAGCCCTGGGAAATAGCAGATAAGTTCCCTGCTGTCACAGAGTTTATATAATAGTGAGAGGGTCagacaagtaaaacaaaatgaataaacatagtGATTTCAAATGACAAATGCTATAGTTTATGATAAGTAGTGACTAGGATGTGAAGCAACATCATCTACTGATTGGAGGTAGTGCCAGTGGTACTAAGACTGTCAAGAAGGAGACAGTGAAGGTCAGGAGATGAGCATTTCGTGTGTGGAGAAGGtctaagcagagggaacagctcaTGCAAAGGACCTGAGGTTGGAACAAATTTGTTGTACTAGAAGAATAGTAAACACAGTATAACCAGTATAGTGAGATCAAGGGAGAGTAAGGGATCATGGGATAAGGTCAGTAAGGGAGACAACAGTCAAATCACATAGAGTCATTCAGAGGAATGGTGAGGAATAAAATGAAGTGCTAATGAagggttttgatttattttgaagaagtGAGGTGTTGTGACAGGGCCTGATGGGTTAAAAATACTCTGCTGTGTGGGCTGCAAGGGAACAAAAGTAGAAACTGAGAGTTTATGTAAGAACCTAACATAATGGTCCCTTAAGAGCAGATAGATTTGAACAATATTGGTGGCCATGGGTATAAAGATATTTAGGAAGATTAGAGATGTGATTTGGAGGTAGAATTGACAGGACTACTGATGGATTGAGTGATGAAGGGATGGGAGATATCAAGAGTGATTACATAGTTCGGGGCTTGAAAGTCTAAGTAGAAGGGTCATTGACAGAAAGAAGGAGGATTGGAGTATTTGACCAAGACTTTGGTTTAAGACACAtatctgagggatccctgggtggcgcagcggtttggcgcctgcctttggcccagggcgcgatcctggagacccgggatcgaatcccacgtcgggctcccggtgcatggagcctgcttctccctctgcctgtgtctctgcctctctctctctctctgtgactatcataaaataaataaatttaaaaaaaaaaaagacacatatctGAGAGGTCTGTTAGATATCCAAGTAGAGATATTAAGTAGATGTTAAGTGTTTGGAATTCAGAGGTGAGGTCAAGATTATAAAcgaatatatgtatatgtatatgtgtgtgtgtgcatacttaaaatcacttaagaataaaatatagttaGACAAGAGTACTCAAGGTTGAGCTTTGAGTCACCCCACCTTTAATGGACATGCAGAGAAGGAGATTGAGAAAGAATAGTCAACTAAGTAGGGGAAAACCAGAAGAATATGgtaaagtaaaaactaaaagaaaagcatttcaagAATAGGGAAGAATTTGAAATTGTTAAATACTGCTGAGATGGAAAAATGTGGTCCTTGAAGACCACAGAGGCAGCTGCTTTGGGTGTCATATGAATTGAGAGGTCCAGTAAGATGTGGCAACAGGATGAGGTGTCCTTGATGGGAGCACTTTCTGTTCTTCCTCTTCCCAATGTGCAAGTCGAATGGAGTGCAATGtggaaaaaggggggggggagggggagatgaaGAAGTGGAAGGCAGATAGTGAAGACAACACTTCTGATAAGTTTTGCTGGAAAAGTGAGCAGTGAAATAAGGCTCTAACAGGAAAGGGATGAAGAGTCAAATATGAATTTAAAGTTTGAGACAGAAAAAATCAGAGATGGAGCACTCCAAATGGAAACTACTGAAAGAACTGATGTTGCAGAGGAGTGAGAGGAGTGAAGTTCTTGAGAAGGCATGAGGTGAAAGGACACAGAACAGTAGCTATGGAGTTAGTGTCTGATTGGACCAGAGCATGACTTCTATTGCACAGAAGGGAAGAGAATGTCAGAGATCCCACTGATCAGTAGGAACAACTCACACTTCTCTGGCTCATTCAGTATATCTAGTCCATATAGTGTACTCAACTCTCTTCTAATGCAGACCTTTTAGTGTGACTCCATTTTTTCCTTGGGTAAtagtcgagagagagagagagagagagagagagagagagagagagagagagagaaaacagtgaAATAATGAGAGTCTTAGGAGATGTACTGCCCTTTCAAACTGCAACTacggcctccccctccccccaaatggCAGGTTGTCTCTCCTGTGCGATTTAAGATATGAAAGTTTTTCCACGTAAAACTAGAACAAATGAACATATGGAGGGTTTATGACAGACACTTTAGTAAATAATGTATAACTAACATGAGATTTGGGCTCGgttataaaaatgacaatatttgtGTATGAAAGAGTGTCTTTATACTCGAAAGGTCAAGGTCCATTACCTTCTGCTAAATATAACCCTGAAAATAAGGACTTTAGTGATTAACTCTCTCAATCCTCTAATCTGATTATTAACATTGGCAGACGTTTCTCTTAGAGCATTATAGCAATGCATTCAATGTGTTTGTTCTCAATTACATactttatatttgaataaaaaagaaatctgtaataTAGCTGTCCAGGTACTGAACTAAGGTCATGAGCACATGTTATAAATAATTAGCCTGACTTAGGTCCCCACTAATGTGTAAGAAGAAGAAATCTGTACAGTGAGTAAGACCAGTGGATCAGAATTCAGACTGCCTGAGCTAGCTGTGTAGCTTTGGCCAAGTCACATATTCACCTAAAGTTTCAGTGCTCATTTGCAGAGTGGGGAGACTAAGGTATTATATCAGTGGTTACTGTGGGAGATTTAATGAGTTAATGTATGCAAAGTACAATGTAAATTCTCAATAAGCATCAAATTCATTATTACAGTTATTACTATTCCCACATGCTATGCAGGAGTTAGAGGCAATTTTCTCGGTCTTCCCCTCTTCCTGACATGCCATTCTCTGGTGGTTGGTAGCCCAGGCTAGAATTTTGGGCAGGTGGTGAGGCTGTACTGTGCCAAAAACATCTTGGATAAAATGGTCCAAAATTTGTCCCAACCTTCTGGGTGCCCTGCATAGTTAAGTATACAGCAATCTGAGTAAGAGAAAAGATGGTCTGACTCTGAAGTAGGCATGGTAATTGAGTGAACACATATGGAGGTAGAAGAGAACAGACATCACTGCAGACAGTCACTGCATTCCTGCAGAAGGCAATGCTTTACTAGAACCAAAGCAACTTTAAAAACCTACCACGGCAACTAGCTATTGAAGGAATGAGTCTCTGTGTCCCATAGGCATAGAAGATATGTTAGATATGTTTGTGcaggttggtttttgttttgaatcGAGttcttgttaaaattttatttcctcctccatGATCCCATAAAACCTAGCACATATCTTTAATATCGTACTAAAAACACCACACTGCAACTGGCTTATTTGATGTTCATTTGTCTACCCTACTACGCTGTGAGATCCCTAAatgtatttatctttgtatctcaAATCCTAGCACAAGGTTTGgcacatattaaatattaattctgcttatttttaaaatatatggatgAAAAAATGACCACGGTAAGAGACACATTAATTACCCCATTATCTCATTCCTCCTAAGGAGAACAAGAATAATAATATTAGGCATAAGGAATATCTCATCCTCTTACGTGACTCCACCTTATTATCCAATGCTCACAGATGCACTGAATATCAGACAGAGGGCGCACTAGAGCAAACATTTCCTACATGACCCAACTCGCTAGAAAAATGCCTCGGTGGTGGTGAAGGAGTTGCCTAAACTTGAACAAAATCCTTGTGATCCCTAATCTCTCAGAAGAGATTAACTGCCTTTCTTATCAAATGTTAAAGTTCTTGTTAGTGCCAGTTGGATTCACTTCAGATTTTGACAGGGCCTAAGCTAACAGGCAGCTAGAATTTTATTAAGAAGTTATCAATGTAACTCCTTGTGTGActgtgttatataatatatatccccAAGTCACTGGGCTCAATTAATtctcctcattcattcatgagcTAAATATGCCACTTCTCTCTAAGGTGTCTGACTTAAATTCATGATCGCTGTCCAAGCATGTGTGGCTCTTAGAAGCTAAAACATCATACTCAAGACTGGAGAATTCAAGAAGTAATGTGTTCCAAGTCAACTTtgtatccatttttaatttttttttttaatgaggcccagaagggagtgatgagaaataatagaaataaggaTCTGACACATGCACAAGTGCTTCTGAAGTCACTGGGTTTTAATTCTGGTATTTCATGTTCTACTCTCAGGTCTTTGAACAGTAGAAAGAGTCCAGGTATGGGAATGTCAGAAAGAACACAGAGCTGAATATCAGGAAGCTGGGTCCTACTCTCAGCTCTGCTGACAACTAAGGTAAGTAAACATGACTAGGTCTCCATTTATAATTCTGTAAGTTGAAAATAGTGGAATAGATAATATTTACAGTTCCTGCAACATTCAAATTATAAGAATTCCATGCCTTACTTAACAGAACTCCAAACTATTTTGAACTTCTATTTTTAGTCGCAGTCACTAAAACTATTACTTGGTATAACAATGACAAATCAATCTGGATGACTATTCTTTGCCTCCAGTCTTGTACTTCCTGTTGACTTTGGATAAAGgaattcttttcctt
Proteins encoded in this region:
- the GNGT1 gene encoding guanine nucleotide-binding protein G(T) subunit gamma-T1 isoform X5, which translates into the protein MPVINIEDLTEKDKLKMEVDQLKKEVTLERMLVSKCCEEVRDYVEERSGEDPLVKGIPEDKNPFKELKGGCVIS
- the GNGT1 gene encoding guanine nucleotide-binding protein G(T) subunit gamma-T1 isoform X1, giving the protein MYPCTLPAEINRRSVCYYHLLKSGKATPRTGRQKMPVINIEDLTEKDKLKMEVDQLKKEVTLERMLVSKCCEEVRDYVEERSGEDPLVKGIPEDKNPFKELKGGCVIS
- the GNGT1 gene encoding guanine nucleotide-binding protein G(T) subunit gamma-T1 isoform X3, translating into MYPCTLPAEINRRSVCRQKMPVINIEDLTEKDKLKMEVDQLKKEVTLERMLVSKCCEEVRDYVEERSGEDPLVKGIPEDKNPFKELKGGCVIS
- the GNGT1 gene encoding guanine nucleotide-binding protein G(T) subunit gamma-T1 isoform X4, whose protein sequence is MYPCTLPAEINRRSVWQKMPVINIEDLTEKDKLKMEVDQLKKEVTLERMLVSKCCEEVRDYVEERSGEDPLVKGIPEDKNPFKELKGGCVIS
- the GNGT1 gene encoding guanine nucleotide-binding protein G(T) subunit gamma-T1 isoform X2; amino-acid sequence: MYPCTLPAEINRRSVCYYHLLKSGKATPRTGQKMPVINIEDLTEKDKLKMEVDQLKKEVTLERMLVSKCCEEVRDYVEERSGEDPLVKGIPEDKNPFKELKGGCVIS